One part of the Clostridium thermosuccinogenes genome encodes these proteins:
- a CDS encoding TIGR03936 family radical SAM-associated protein produces the protein MNSIRVRFVRGEEVKFISHLDLMKVFDRAIRRAGIPIVYSEGFNPHPHMVFGLPLSVGVTSQAEYADFDLEDGFSPDEFMKKLNSSLPPGFKVMEAKIISKKSNIMASIKAASYSILFAVAKNMDDEALAQKLAEFMQEDAIVVEKEGKKGKKAIDIKPMIIRLELKKPGDEREGCRNANKDSKSACSDMKYMDPDVWLEEYVESLYRADVLPPSYERESIRRIDALLSAGSMANLKPELLMETFGRYIGQELKIVKIHRTGLFVEKEGKLLEPLDGNAL, from the coding sequence TTGAATAGCATACGAGTGAGGTTTGTGCGGGGTGAGGAAGTGAAGTTCATATCCCATCTCGACCTGATGAAAGTGTTTGACAGGGCTATAAGACGCGCGGGTATCCCAATAGTATATTCGGAAGGCTTCAACCCCCATCCTCATATGGTGTTTGGCCTGCCCTTGTCTGTGGGAGTTACCAGTCAGGCTGAATATGCTGATTTCGATCTGGAAGATGGATTTTCTCCCGATGAGTTTATGAAGAAGCTGAACAGCAGCCTTCCGCCGGGATTTAAGGTGATGGAGGCCAAAATCATAAGTAAAAAGTCCAATATAATGGCGTCCATCAAAGCTGCTTCTTACAGCATCCTGTTTGCAGTGGCTAAAAACATGGATGATGAAGCTTTGGCTCAAAAGCTGGCAGAATTCATGCAGGAAGATGCTATAGTTGTGGAAAAGGAAGGTAAGAAAGGTAAAAAGGCCATAGACATAAAGCCTATGATCATCCGGTTGGAATTGAAGAAGCCCGGAGATGAAAGGGAAGGATGCCGAAACGCCAACAAGGATTCTAAAAGCGCATGTTCGGATATGAAATACATGGATCCGGATGTATGGCTGGAGGAATATGTAGAAAGCCTTTACAGAGCTGATGTGCTGCCTCCAAGCTATGAAAGAGAGAGCATCCGGCGTATTGATGCACTGCTGAGTGCCGGCAGCATGGCCAACCTGAAACCGGAGCTTCTGATGGAAACTTTTGGAAGATACATCGGACAGGAACTAAAAATTGTCAAGATCCACAGGACAGGTTTGTTTGTCGAGAAGGAGGGTAAGCTGCTGGAACCTCTCGATGGTAATGCTTTGTAA
- a CDS encoding TIGR03960 family B12-binding radical SAM protein has product MSFKINDEILQSVEKPTRYIGNELNSVHKDLNKVKIRYAFCFPDTYEIGMSHLGMKILYHLLNEREDTYCERVFAPWTDMEAKMRENNIPLFALETHDPIKNFDFIGFTLQYEMSYTNILNMLDLAGIPLHSKDRTKDDPFVCAGGPCAYNPEPLADFFDFFVLGEGEEIINEILDEYNIWREEKASREEFLSRIAHIQGVYVPEFYSVDYNEDGTIAGISPKNKEYPAKIRKRIIKDVDTVYFPDKIIVPFTDIVHNRIMLELFRGCIRGCRFCQAGFVYRPVREKSPQTLLEQARRLENSTGYDEISLASLSTSDYTGFAPLTEGLIKEMEEKRINLSLPSLRIDSFSLDLMEKAQKVRKSGLTFAPEAGTQRLRDVINKGVTKEDLLNSVTLAFNGGWSGVKLYFMLGLPSETLEDVAGIADLGSKVVSAYMSVPKEKRGKGLNVTISTSSFVPKPFTPFQWEPQDTIETLREKQRYLKSCIKSKYITYNWHDPELSFLEAIFARGDRRLGRLLETAWRKGCKFDSWGEHFKFQSWMEAMEECGIDPYFYANRKRELDEVLPWDHIDIGVSKKFLMRENEKAHRGEVTPNCRANCSGCGATAFGGGICIE; this is encoded by the coding sequence ATGAGTTTTAAGATAAATGACGAGATACTGCAAAGTGTGGAAAAGCCAACGAGATACATAGGAAATGAGCTAAACAGCGTTCATAAGGATTTGAATAAGGTAAAAATCAGGTATGCTTTCTGCTTTCCGGATACATACGAAATAGGCATGTCCCATCTGGGCATGAAGATACTTTACCATCTGCTGAATGAGAGGGAGGATACCTATTGTGAAAGGGTGTTTGCACCCTGGACCGATATGGAGGCAAAGATGAGGGAAAACAATATTCCTCTTTTTGCCTTAGAAACCCATGATCCTATAAAGAATTTTGACTTTATCGGCTTCACCCTGCAGTATGAAATGAGCTATACCAATATTCTGAACATGCTGGACCTCGCGGGAATTCCGCTGCACAGCAAGGATAGGACGAAGGACGATCCTTTTGTGTGTGCCGGAGGACCTTGTGCATATAACCCGGAGCCCCTGGCGGATTTTTTTGACTTTTTCGTGCTGGGTGAGGGAGAGGAAATAATCAATGAAATATTGGATGAATACAATATCTGGAGGGAAGAGAAGGCATCCCGGGAGGAGTTTCTTTCCAGGATAGCGCATATACAGGGTGTCTATGTGCCTGAATTTTATTCTGTGGACTATAATGAGGACGGAACCATCGCAGGCATAAGTCCGAAAAATAAGGAATATCCTGCAAAAATCAGAAAGAGGATCATCAAGGATGTGGACACTGTATATTTTCCTGATAAGATAATAGTCCCCTTTACCGACATTGTTCATAACAGGATAATGCTGGAGCTCTTCCGGGGCTGCATAAGGGGCTGCAGATTCTGCCAGGCAGGATTTGTATACCGTCCGGTGAGGGAAAAATCGCCCCAAACCCTTCTGGAACAGGCAAGAAGGCTGGAGAACAGCACCGGGTATGACGAGATTTCCTTAGCTTCGCTGAGCACCAGCGATTACACCGGTTTTGCTCCTTTGACCGAAGGCCTTATAAAGGAAATGGAGGAAAAGAGGATAAATCTCTCCCTGCCTTCCCTGAGGATAGATTCTTTCTCCTTGGATCTCATGGAAAAGGCTCAAAAGGTAAGAAAGAGCGGGCTGACCTTTGCTCCCGAAGCCGGGACGCAGCGCCTTCGGGATGTGATCAACAAAGGGGTAACGAAGGAAGATCTTCTAAATTCCGTAACGCTGGCCTTTAATGGCGGATGGAGCGGTGTCAAGCTGTATTTCATGCTGGGTTTGCCCTCAGAAACTCTTGAAGATGTGGCAGGTATAGCTGATTTGGGCAGCAAGGTAGTGAGCGCATATATGAGCGTGCCGAAGGAAAAGCGCGGCAAAGGCTTGAACGTCACCATAAGCACTTCATCCTTTGTTCCAAAGCCCTTTACACCTTTTCAGTGGGAACCCCAGGATACAATAGAGACATTGCGGGAAAAGCAAAGGTATCTGAAAAGCTGCATCAAGAGCAAATACATTACCTACAACTGGCACGACCCGGAACTGAGTTTCCTGGAAGCGATTTTTGCACGGGGAGACAGACGCCTGGGCAGGCTGCTGGAAACAGCCTGGAGAAAAGGGTGCAAATTTGACAGCTGGGGAGAGCATTTCAAATTCCAAAGCTGGATGGAAGCCATGGAAGAATGCGGCATAGACCCGTATTTCTATGCCAACAGGAAGAGAGAACTGGATGAGGTTTTGCCATGGGACCACATTGATATCGGAGTGTCCAAAAAGTTTCTAATGCGGGAAAACGAGAAGGCACACCGGGGAGAGGTGACGCCAAACTGCAGAGCTAACTGCTCGGGTTGTGGAGCCACTGCCTTTGGAGGAGGTATTTGCATTGAATAG